The stretch of DNA GCCGCAGCGGCTGGCGACGTTGACGATCAGCAGAACTTTTCCCCGGTAGCTGTCCAAGCGAATGGTTTCGCCGTCTATGGTGTCGACTTCGAAGTCGTAGAGGTTCATGTCGTGTCCTTCCTGTTGGGAGGGCGGGGCGCTGTCAGGTGACGACCACGCGGTTGCGCCCGCCCGATTTCGCGGTGTAAAGCGCCTTGTCGGCACGGTCGACCAAGGCGGTGTCGTCTTCCACGTCGGTGTCCGGATACGCCGTCGCTCCGATGCTGACGGTCGCGCGTATCGCCTGGTCGCCATCCATCAGTACCAGATCCTCCACCATGTGGCGCAACCGCTCGCTGACATATTCGAGGTCGTGCAGTGACGCGGCGGGCAGGACTGCGATGAATTCCTCGCCGCCGTAGCGGATCAGGACGTCGCCCTCCCGCAGCACGGAGCGCGCGGTCTTGGCGACGCGGGCGAGGACCCGGTCGCCGGCCAGATGGCCGTAGGTGTCGTTGATCCGTTTGAAATAGTCGATGTCGAACATCAGGATGCCGAGCGGGAGGTTCAGCCGAACCGCCCGCTGGAACTCCTCGCGCAGCCGGGCCATCCCGAACCGCCGGTTGTACGCACCGGTGAGGGGATCGAGCGCCGCCAGCGTCTGCAATCGGTGGTACAAGAGCGCATTGTGCAATGCCAGCGCGAGACCTCTCTCGAAGACGTCCAGGCGATTGCGGTCTTCGGCACTGAAGCCTTGGCCGCTGGCCAGCACCACCGCCCCGAGGACGACCTCCTTGTGCAGCACGGGGTCGATGACGACTTCCCTCGGCCGGAACTGCGCCAGCATCCCGTCCACCACCAGGTCCTCGGGCAGCTTCACCATGTGGCGGCGCTCAGTGCGCAGGGCGCTGCGGACGCGGTCGTTGTTCGCCAGCAGGTGAGCGCTGCCGATGCCCTGGGATGCGGCAACCCGGATTTCGCCATCCGCCTCGATCAGGATCGCCCCGCCGTCCGCGCCGGTGTGCTGCAGCAAGAGCGCCAAGGCCTGCTCGGTCAGCTGATGCACGTCGAGCTCGCTGACCAGCATCTCTGTAAAGGTACGCACGGCCGTTTCGGTTTCGATCGAAAGCGCCAGCGCCTCGATCAACTGGTTGAATGCCCGGGTGCTGTCGCCGATTTCGTCGTCGGAATCGACCTGGATGGCACAATGGTCCGGGGTGCATTTTTCGGCGGACTCGCCGTGCGCCATGCCTTTCAGCCGGCTTGTGACGAAACTCATCCGTTCCGCCAGCAGACGCAGCCGTTCGCCGACGACCGAACGCGCCAGCGCGATGTTCATCGCGCCCACGGCGAATCCGGCGGCAATGCAGGCGGCGAAGAACCAGGGCGTCAGGACGAAGGGGGAAGGAATCCCCAGACTCAGTGCGAAGAACGGAAAAATCAGCCCGATCAACAGGCCGAAGCCGATCATCCAGATCGACAGGTCGACGAAGACTTTGCGGGTCAGTCGGAGCATCGGGGCGTTCCAAGGTTGCTGGTGGTGGCTGGAAACCGGGCCGGTTTGCCGACAGTCCTGAGTTTAGCCGGCTTTGCATCCGCCTGACAGGGTGGCGCGGGTTGACCCGGACAGGTCTTGTCCAGTAGCTTGGGGCCATGAAAATCATCGCAGTGATTTCGCAGAAAGGCGGAGCCGGCAAGACCACGCTGGCCATCAACCTGGCCGTTGCGGCGGCGCTGGCGGGAAGCGGCGGCGTCACGCTGGTCGATCTGGACCCCCAGGCCAGCGCCAGCGTCTGGGGCGACAACCGGGAGTCTTCCATGCCGCGGGTCGAGGCCGCCCAGGCGAACCGCCTGCAGCAATGCCTGGACCGAGCCCGTGCCGACGGCGGGGGGTTCACGGTGATCGACACGGCGCCGCATTCGGAGACCGCAGCGCTGGCCGCGGCGCGCTTCGCCGATCTGATCCTCATTCCCTGCCGGCCCGCGGTGCTCGATCTGCATGCGATCGGCACCACGATCGACCTCGCCCGGCTGGCCGGGACGCCCGCGCGGTGGTGCTGAACTCGATTCCGTCGCGCGGCTCGCTGGCGGACGAGGCGGCGGAGGCGGTCGCCGGCTACGAGGTTCCGCTGGCCCCGGTGCGCATCGTGCAGCGCGCGGCTTATGTGCACCGGCGATCGGCCGCGTTTGCCGGCTGACGGTCCATGGGGCGGTGTATGGCGTGACCTATACGGTGGTTTTTCCCTGGGCCCTGGTGCGTTGAGGGACAAGCTCAAGCCGCCGAGACCGCGCGGACGCGACGGCGCAGCAGAACGATCGCTCTGAATCCGAGCAGCACGGTGAGCAAGGTTGCGAACCTCAGGGGGTCGGAGATGTCCTTCTTCACCAGCCACAGGTAGTGGATCACCCCGCCGGCGGCCGAGACGTAGACCAGCCGGTGCAGGCGCTGCCAGCGCTTGCCGCCGAGCCGGCGCATCATCGCATCGGTCGACGTGACCGCCAGCGGAATCAGCAGTACGAAGGACGGAAATCCGACGGTGATGAACGGCCGTTTCGCGATGTCCTTCAGTATCGCCGGCCAGTCGAAGAACTGGTCCAGCACCAGGTAGCCGGTGAAATGCAGCGTGCCGTAGAAGAACGCGAACAGGCCCAGCATCCTCCGCAGACGTACCAGCCAAGGCTGCCGCAGGAGGATGCGCAACGGCGTGACAGCGAGGGTGATGAGCAAAAAGCTCAAGGTCCAGTAGCCCGTCGTCCGGATGATCTTTTCGATGGGATTTGCTCCCAGCGTGCCGAGCACGGCGCCGGTGGACAGCTTGGCCAAAGGAATCAGGGCCGCGAGAAACACGGCGGCCTTCGCGGCCCTCAGCGCGTTCGCTCCGGGCCGCGGGCGTTTCGTTCCGCTAGAAGAACGTCTTGAGGTCCATGCCGGCATAGAGATGGGCGACCTGTTCGGCGTAACCGTTGAACATCAGCGTGGGCCGCTTGAAGAACTCGCCGAGCCGGCGCTCTTTCGCCTGGCTCCAGCGCGGATGGTCCACCTCCGGATTGACGTTGGCATAGAAGCCGTATTCGCTGGGCACGGCTTGGGTCCAGGTCGAAACCGGCTGCTGCTCGACGAAGCGGATGCGGACGATGGACTTGGCGCTCTTGAAGCCGTATTTCCAGGGCACGACCACCCGAACCGGGGCGCCGTTCTGATTCGGCAGCACTTCGCCGTAAAGCCCGAAGACCAGGAGCGTGAGCGGATGCATGGCCTCGTCCAGGCGCAATGCCTCCCGGTAGGGCCAGTCCAGCACCGATGACCTCTGGCCGGGCATCTGGATCGGGTCGTGCAAGGTGATGAACTCGACGAACTTGGCGTTCCCGGTGGGCTCCACGCGCTTGATGAGTTCCGCCAGCGGAAACCCCACCCAGGGCACCACCATGGACCAGCCTTCGACGCAGCGCAGGCGGTAGATGCGCTCCTCGAGCGGGGCGACTTTGAGCAATTCGTCGATGTCGAACACCTTGGGTTTTTGCACGTCGCCTTCCACCGCGACGGTCCAGGGCCGGGTCTTGAGGCTGCCCGCGGTCCTGGAAGGCGATTCCTTGTCGGTGCCGAACTCGTAGAAGTTGTTGTAATGGGTGACGTCTTCGAGAGAGGTCAGCGCATCCGGCAGGACATAACCGCTTTTTCGGACCCCTGGCAGTTTCTCGCCCGCGCCGACCCAGCGGGGCAGGAGGGCGGCCGTCGCCGCGCCGGCTGCCGTCTGCATGAACCGGCGGCGGTCGTAATACCTGTCCCGCGGGGTGATTTCGGAAGGGGCGATGGGGGGTGAGCAGGTAGTGCGCATGGAAGTCTCCCGCCTCAGGCGATGCGTCGCGGCGTCTTGCTTGCCGATGATGGTACTGCATGTCGCGCCATCGCTGTAGCATGCCGGCCATCGCCGGGTGAACGGCAGGGCGGCGGGTCAATCCAGGCGAATGATGCCCGGCGCTAGGCCATCGGCATACCGCTGCCACATCGCCTGGTAAAGCGCTTCCAGGTTGCGCGTATAGCGAGGGGTGTCGAATAGCGGCGTGGTGAGCCGGTTCGCCATCAGCCTGGCGTTCACGCGGGCCAGGCGCTCCGGCTGGGTTGCCAGTTCCAGGGCCAGGTCATGGTAGTCCCCGAGCTCCGTGGTGATCAATTCGGGCAGGCCGATGGCGGAGAGCAGGCTGCCCGCAACCCGCGAGGGAAAGGTCTCGCCCATGCAGGTGACGATCGGGACGCCGGCCCACAAGGCGTCGCTGGCCGAGGTGTGGGCGTTGTAGGGCCAGGTGTCGACCATCAGATCGGCCAGTTGCAATCGGCCCAGGTGCTCGATCTGCGGCTTTTCGTCGGCAAACACCAGGCGTGCCGGAGCGATGCCGCGCCGCAGCGCCTCGCGTTCGAGGTTGGCTTCCGCCGACGGATTTTTCAACAGCCACAGCACGCTGCCGGGGACGGCCGCCAGCAGCCGGCACCAGATGTCGAAAACCACGGGGGTGATCTTGTAGGCCTGGTTGAAGCAGCAGAACACGAAACCTCGTTCCGGCAGTCCGGCGTCCTTGCGGCTGGGTTTTTCGCCGACCGCGCCCCGGCAGCCGTGGGGTTGGTAGCTGTCCGGCAGGTAGGCGAAGGCTTCGCTGTAGTGCTCCGCGCTTTCCTGTGGCGTCAGCACCGGGTCGGTCACGATGTAATCGGCGAAATCGCCGCCGAGTGTGCCGGGATAGCCGAGATAGTTGACCTGAATCGGTGCGGGACGGAAGGTCAGGATCATGGTGCGGCTGGCACGGGTGTAACCTTTCAGGTCAACCAGGATATCGATGCCGTCGCGGTGAATGAGACTCGCCGCGTCTTCGTTCGTCAAGGCCTCGATGTCGGTGAAGCGGTCGAAGGTGCGCTCCAGCCGTTGCCGCATCCCCTTGCCGTCGTCGGGTCCATAGGAGTAGGCGAAGATTTCGAACCGCGCCCGGTCGTGCAGCTCCAGCATTTCGACCAGCAGGAAGGCGGTCGCGTGTTCATGGAAGTCCGAGGAGAGATAACCGATGCGAAGCTTCATCCGGCCGGAAGGCGTAAATTCGAAGTTTCTGGCCTGCCGCTGCTCTTCGCTGGCGGCAATCCGGTCCCGCAGCCAAAGTTCGGAACATTGCCGCTGCTCCCCGGCGCTCATCTCCGGGAACGACAGCAAGGAAAACGGCGCCAGTTTTCCGGAAACCCCCCGGGCGAGCAGGTCGCGCATTGCCTGGACCCAGGTGTCCTGATAGCTCCAGTCGCAGACGAGCTGACTGAGGGCGTGCATGTTCATCGGCGGTTCGCTTGGGGTCCGTGTCGGAGGGGGCGGGCATCGAAAGCATGCGGCGAGAGGCTTCTGACCAAGGGTCCTATGGGAACACAAGACGGCCGGCCATGCACGCGTTCATTTCCGTGCTCCGTCCGTGTCCCAGGCTTGGCGGAATGAGGAAAACGCGTCGGAAAAGCCTTGCCTGATGTGGCCCCAAGCGTCCTTCGAGCCGTTCTTGAGGCGGTCCGCCTGGGTGGATGCCTGATCCAGCGCTTCCTTCGATGTGTCCCGCGCGGCCCGGTCGACCTGCGCCCATTGTTCGCTGGTTCGGGATTTCAGCTCGTTGAATCCTGATTTCATCGAATCGGCGGCTTCGCTCCCCTTCCGGGAGGAATAGTCGCCGATGGACTGGGCGGTCTCCTTCATTTCGCGTCCGATGCGTTCGATCGACGGGGGCTCGCCGGAGTTGTCAGCGCCAAGGCTGGGAGAGGCCGGCTGCAGGAACAGGACCGCAACAACGAGGTAGGGAAGATGGGCGCTGGTTTTCATAAAAGCTGGCTCCTCATGGCATACGGCGCCGGATCGTCATGCCGGCAAGCCGAGTTTTGTACGTAGCTTGTTGGCCAGGATGGGGAAGGCCAGTACCGAGATCATGCCTGCACTGACCAGGACGGCCGCACGTTCGGGGGACATGAGGCCCGCTGACAAGGCAATTTCGGTGATCACGACGATCAGGGGCAATCCCGTCGCGGAATAGAGGATGAAGGGGATGGCATCCGCGGGCGACAGGCTGCGGCGATAGACGAACAAGGAAACGCTCCGGACCAGGATCAGCAATGCCAGCAGGATGATGATCTGGACCGGCACGAGGGGGCTTGCCCAGAGCGCGCCGAGATCGAACCGTATGCCGGCCGTGACGAAGAAGATGGGAACGAGAAAGCCGTATCCGATGGCGTCGAGCTTGGATCGCAGCGCCTCGCCGCCGGGTCCTTTGCTGGCGAGGCCCACGACCATGCCCGAGGCCAGCGCGCCCATGACGATGTCCAGCCCGAATTTGCCGGCGAGCAGGATCAGCAGCGCTTGCAGGGCAATGCAGATGCGTACGGGAAATTGGCCGCTGCGCTGCATGGAGCGGGCGAGGCGGTCGACCACCTTCGAGGATCGGACCCGGATGGCAAGGTAGGCTGCGGCGAGGGTGATCGCCACGAAGGAAAGCACGAACAGGGTGTGGAGGACATTGCTGTCGTTCGGAATCGCCAGGAAGGACAGCAGAAACATCGGACCGAGCTCGCCGATCGCGCCCGAAGCCACCACGTACTTGCCGAATTCGGTATCGATGTCTCCACAGTCGCGCAGGATGGGCACGAGTATGCCCAGCGCAGTGGTGGTCAATGCCGCGGCAGCCAGCAGCAGTGGCAGGCGGATCAGCCCCATCGCCTGGAACAGGAGCACGCAGAGAATCGCAACCCCGAAGGACAGCGCCCAGCCGAGCGCCCCCATCGCCAGTGGCCGTTTTCCGATTTTCCCGAGATCGATCTCCATGCCGACCTGGAAGATCAGAAAGGTCAAGCCCAGATGGGCCAGGGCGTCGACTACCAGGGACGGTTCCGCCAGGTGCAGCACCTGGGGTCCAGCGATGATGCCCAGAAGTATCTCCGCTACGACGATGGGCATCCGAAAGTTCTTGGGCAACTCCGCCAGCATGGGCGCGAGCATCGCGATGAGTGCAATCAACAAAAGGTCGGTCCGGAAGCTTTCCACCCTTTTCCTCCTGGTATCTCGTTCCGCTGGTCAAGACAGGCCGCGGCGTCCGTCGCCGGACGACATCCGTAAGCGTTCGAATGGGCGCGGCAGTCTGTAACCCTAACCGATGAAGTCCAGTGTGCGCAAAAGGAATGTTAAGATCACGCCAAGTGTGTCCGGTTCCCGGACGAGATGCAGTCATCGCATGGCGGGCGATACGCCGAGCGATTTTCGAGGCCGGGCGCCGACAACCGATTCTGAAATTGCTATCCGAAAAATGGATTTCTTATGTCGAATTTTGCCAAACTTGAATTGAACGAAGGCACCGTGGAAGTCCCGGTCATCGAAGGCACCGAGGGCGAAAAAGCAATCGATATCACCAAGCTGCGCGCCCAAACCGGCTACATCACGCTCGATCCCGGCTACGGCAATACCGGCTCCTGCCTCTCTGCCATCACGTACATCGACGGCGAACGGGGCATTCTGCGCTATCGTGGGATCGACATCGCCGAACTTTGCGAGAAATCGACCTTCGTCGAAGTGAGTTATCTGCTGATCTACGGCCACCTGCCGACGGTGGAGCAGTACGCGAGATTCAAGGAGAAGATTCACCACCACTCGCTCATCCACGAGGACATGAAGAGCTTTTTCACCTCGTATCCCGGCCATGCCCATCCGATGGCGATCCTCTCCTCCATGGTCTGCTCGCTCTCGGTCTATCACCCCGAACTGCTGAAGCCGGACCAGACCATCGAGGAGCGCGACGAAACCATTTCCAGGCTGCTGTCCAAGGTGCGGGTGCTGGCCGCTTTCGCCTACAAGCGTTCGGTGGGCGAGGCCTTCGTCTATACCCGGCCGGAGCTGGACTACATCTCCAACTTCCTGCACATGATGTTCACCCGGCCGATGCGCGGCTATGTGCCGGACGAGCTGATCCGCAAGGTGCTGGACGTGCTGTTCATCGTCCACGCCGACCACGAGCAGAACTGCTCCACCTCGACCGTCCGCATGGTGGGTTCGTCCAAGGCGAACCTGTTCGCGGCGATTTCGGCCGGCATCTGCGCCCTGTGGGGACCGCTGCACGGCGGCGCCAACCAGGCCGTCATCGAGATGCTGGAGGAGATTCACCGGGCCGGCGGCTGCTACAAGAAATTCATCGAACGGGCCAAGGACAAGAATGACCCGTACCGGCTCATGGGCTTCGGCCACCGGGTTTACAAGAGCTACGACCCGCGCGCCCAGATTCTGAAAAGGTACTGCGATGAGGTGGTCAATTACCTCGGCATCGACGATCCGATCCTCCAGATCGCCAAGGGGCTGGAAGAGGTCGCTCTGACCGATCCTTATTTCATCGAGCGCAAGCTCTATCCCAACGTCGACTTCTATTCCGGGATCATCTACCGGGCGCTGAAGATTCCCACCAACATGTTCACGGTGATGTTCGCGCTCGGCCGGCTGCCGGGTTGGATCGCGCACTGGAAGGAAATGCTGGAAGATCCGGGCATGCGGATCGCCCGCCCGCGCCAGATTTACATGGGGGAAAGGCTGCGTCCCTACGTCCCCATCGCCCAACGGTGAGGAAAGGCCCCGCGGCGCTCGCCGAAGGGCCTGGGAGGCTTCAGAGCAGGCTCTGCAGCAAACCGTTCAGCTTGTGCACGAATGCCGCAGGGTTATCGAGCTGGCCGCCCTCGGCCAGCACGGCCTGGTCGAACAGGACGGAAGCCAGGTCCTGGAATCGGGCATCCTCGGTTTCCGTCTTCAGGCGTGCGATCAGGCCGTGGTGCGGATTGATCTCCAGGATCGGCTTGCTGCCGGGGACGTCTTGGCCCGCGGTCTTCATGATCCGTTCCATGGTCCGGCTGATGCCATAGGATTCCGAGATCAAACAGGCCGGTGAATCAGTGAGTCGGTGGCTCAGACGCACGTCGCTTACCTTGGCCTCCAGTGCCTTTTTCAGCCGTTCCGTCAGCGGCGCGAACTCTTCCTTCTCGGCCTCCGCTTCGGCTTTTTCTTCCTCGCCTTCCAGCGCGCCCAGGTCCAGGTCGCCCCGCGCCACCGATTGCAGCGACTTGCCCTGGTACTCGGTCAGGTAGCCGACCAGCCATTCGTCGATGCGGTCGCTCAGCAGCAGCACCTCGATGCCCTTCTTGCGGAAGATTTCCAGGTGCGGGCTGTTTTTGGCGGCGCCGAAGCTCTCGGCCGAGACGAAATAGATTTTGTCCTGGCCTTCCTGCATCCGGCCGATGTAGTCGTCCAGGGAAACCGTCGGGTCCTCGCTGTCCGTGTGGGTGGAGCTGAAGCGCAGCAGCTTGGCGATGCGGTCCTTGTTGGCGAAGTCCTCGATGATGCCTTCCTTGAGCACCTGGCCGAAATGGCCCCAGAATTCCTTGTACTTGTCCGGCTCGTTGGTGGCCAGATCTTCCAGCAGCCCCAGCACTTTCTTCACCGCGCCGCCGCGAATTTTCTCCAGCTGCTTGTTTTCCTGGAGAATTTCACGCGAGACATTGAGCGGCAGGGTGTCGGAATCGATCACGCCGCGGACGAAGCGCAGGTAGCGCGGCATCAGCTTGTCCGAGTCCTCCATGACGAAGACCTTGCGGACGTAGAGCTTCACGCCGCGCTTGGAATCGCGGTCCCACAGGTCGAACGGCGCGTGCTTGGGGATGTAAAGCAGCAAGGTATATTCGTTGGTGCCCTCGACCCGGCTGTGGACGCGGGCCAGGGGTTCCTGGAAATCGTGCGAGACGTGTTTGTAGAACTCGTTGTAGGCCTCGTCGGTGATCTCGTCGCGGTTCTTGGCCCACAGCGCGGAGGCGCTGTTGACCGTCTCCCACACCTCGGCCGGCGTTTCCTCGCCTTCCTTGGGCTCGCCGGCTTCCCGCAGCATTTCGATGGGCAGGGAGATGTGGTCGGAGAATTTGCGGACGATCGAGCGCAGCTTCCAGCCATCCAGGAACTCGTCCTCCCCTTCGCGCAGATGCAGGGTCACGCGGGTGCCGTGTTCGGTCCGCGTCGCAGACTCCAGGGTGTAATTGCCTTCGCCGGCGGATTCCCAGCGCACGCCTTCCTCGGCCGGCGTGCCGGCCTTGCGGGTTTCCAGCACCACCTTGTCGGCGACGATGAAGGCGGAGTAGAAACCCACGCCGAACTGGCCGATCAACTGGCTGTCCTTGCTCTCGTCACCGGTCAGCGATTCGAAGAACTGCTTGGTGCCCGAGCGGGCGATGGTCCCGATGTTGTGCTGCACCTCCTCGCGCGTCATCCCGATGCCGTTGTCGCTGATGCTCAAGGTGCGGGCGGCCTTGTCGAACTCGATCCGCACCCGCAGCCGGCTGTCGCCCTCGTACAGCGCTTCGTTGCCGAGCGCGCTGAAGCGCAGCTTGTCGGCCGCATCGGATGCATTGGAAATCAATTCGCGCAGGAAAATCTCCTTGTTGCCATACAAGGAGTGGATCATCAGATGGAGCAGTTGCTTGACCTCGGCTTCGAAGCCCAGGGTCACTCGATTTTCGGCGACTGTCATGGGTGTAGGTCCCCCTTTGAGTTGTGACACGAACGGAAAAATCAGGCCTTCGAATTGGAGGCAAGGCGGGCCGATTTCAACACTGGTTCAGTCGGAGTCTCGATCCGGGCACCACTTCGCGCTCGACCTCAGCCTTTCCAGCCCAGCTTGTTTCTGGTCCACGCAGGACTGCGGCGGCAATCCAATACCGCAAAGACGCGCGCGATTTGGCCTTCCAGCCGGGGGCGGCTCAACGGTCATGAAGGTAAAGCACGTAAGCATTGCCCAGGTATACCAGCAGCAGGGCAATGCTGACCCAGCCGACGGTCCTGAACAGCCGGGTGTTGGCGCGGTAGAGGAGGCCCACGATGAAGATGCCGGTCATGACCATGGCCGAGAACGCCGACAGCGCGTGGACGGGCGAGACATGCGACAGCAGCGGCCCGGGCAGGAAAGCCAGGTCGTCGACGGCGAGAATGCAGACGTTGAACAGATTGCTGCCGAGCAAATTGGCGATCGCCATGTCGACGGCGCGGATGCGCACCGCACCGATCGTGACGCTCAGTTCGGGCATCGAGGTGGCGGCCGCGATGAACAGGGTGCCGACGAAGCTCTTGTGCCAGCCCATGGTTTCGGCCAGCGCAGTGCCGATGGACGGTAGC from Methylococcus geothermalis encodes:
- a CDS encoding protein-methionine-sulfoxide reductase heme-binding subunit MsrQ, which encodes MFLAALIPLAKLSTGAVLGTLGANPIEKIIRTTGYWTLSFLLITLAVTPLRILLRQPWLVRLRRMLGLFAFFYGTLHFTGYLVLDQFFDWPAILKDIAKRPFITVGFPSFVLLIPLAVTSTDAMMRRLGGKRWQRLHRLVYVSAAGGVIHYLWLVKKDISDPLRFATLLTVLLGFRAIVLLRRRVRAVSAA
- a CDS encoding ParA family protein is translated as MKIIAVISQKGGAGKTTLAINLAVAAALAGSGGVTLVDLDPQASASVWGDNRESSMPRVEAAQANRLQQCLDRARADGGGFTVIDTAPHSETAALAAARFADLILIPCRPAVLDLHAIGTTIDLARLAGTPARWC
- a CDS encoding cation:proton antiporter, yielding MESFRTDLLLIALIAMLAPMLAELPKNFRMPIVVAEILLGIIAGPQVLHLAEPSLVVDALAHLGLTFLIFQVGMEIDLGKIGKRPLAMGALGWALSFGVAILCVLLFQAMGLIRLPLLLAAAALTTTALGILVPILRDCGDIDTEFGKYVVASGAIGELGPMFLLSFLAIPNDSNVLHTLFVLSFVAITLAAAYLAIRVRSSKVVDRLARSMQRSGQFPVRICIALQALLILLAGKFGLDIVMGALASGMVVGLASKGPGGEALRSKLDAIGYGFLVPIFFVTAGIRFDLGALWASPLVPVQIIILLALLILVRSVSLFVYRRSLSPADAIPFILYSATGLPLIVVITEIALSAGLMSPERAAVLVSAGMISVLAFPILANKLRTKLGLPA
- a CDS encoding GGDEF domain-containing protein, coding for MLRLTRKVFVDLSIWMIGFGLLIGLIFPFFALSLGIPSPFVLTPWFFAACIAAGFAVGAMNIALARSVVGERLRLLAERMSFVTSRLKGMAHGESAEKCTPDHCAIQVDSDDEIGDSTRAFNQLIEALALSIETETAVRTFTEMLVSELDVHQLTEQALALLLQHTGADGGAILIEADGEIRVAASQGIGSAHLLANNDRVRSALRTERRHMVKLPEDLVVDGMLAQFRPREVVIDPVLHKEVVLGAVVLASGQGFSAEDRNRLDVFERGLALALHNALLYHRLQTLAALDPLTGAYNRRFGMARLREEFQRAVRLNLPLGILMFDIDYFKRINDTYGHLAGDRVLARVAKTARSVLREGDVLIRYGGEEFIAVLPAASLHDLEYVSERLRHMVEDLVLMDGDQAIRATVSIGATAYPDTDVEDDTALVDRADKALYTAKSGGRNRVVVT
- the htpG gene encoding molecular chaperone HtpG, which gives rise to MTVAENRVTLGFEAEVKQLLHLMIHSLYGNKEIFLRELISNASDAADKLRFSALGNEALYEGDSRLRVRIEFDKAARTLSISDNGIGMTREEVQHNIGTIARSGTKQFFESLTGDESKDSQLIGQFGVGFYSAFIVADKVVLETRKAGTPAEEGVRWESAGEGNYTLESATRTEHGTRVTLHLREGEDEFLDGWKLRSIVRKFSDHISLPIEMLREAGEPKEGEETPAEVWETVNSASALWAKNRDEITDEAYNEFYKHVSHDFQEPLARVHSRVEGTNEYTLLLYIPKHAPFDLWDRDSKRGVKLYVRKVFVMEDSDKLMPRYLRFVRGVIDSDTLPLNVSREILQENKQLEKIRGGAVKKVLGLLEDLATNEPDKYKEFWGHFGQVLKEGIIEDFANKDRIAKLLRFSSTHTDSEDPTVSLDDYIGRMQEGQDKIYFVSAESFGAAKNSPHLEIFRKKGIEVLLLSDRIDEWLVGYLTEYQGKSLQSVARGDLDLGALEGEEEKAEAEAEKEEFAPLTERLKKALEAKVSDVRLSHRLTDSPACLISESYGISRTMERIMKTAGQDVPGSKPILEINPHHGLIARLKTETEDARFQDLASVLFDQAVLAEGGQLDNPAAFVHKLNGLLQSLL
- the msrP gene encoding protein-methionine-sulfoxide reductase catalytic subunit MsrP; this translates as MRTTCSPPIAPSEITPRDRYYDRRRFMQTAAGAATAALLPRWVGAGEKLPGVRKSGYVLPDALTSLEDVTHYNNFYEFGTDKESPSRTAGSLKTRPWTVAVEGDVQKPKVFDIDELLKVAPLEERIYRLRCVEGWSMVVPWVGFPLAELIKRVEPTGNAKFVEFITLHDPIQMPGQRSSVLDWPYREALRLDEAMHPLTLLVFGLYGEVLPNQNGAPVRVVVPWKYGFKSAKSIVRIRFVEQQPVSTWTQAVPSEYGFYANVNPEVDHPRWSQAKERRLGEFFKRPTLMFNGYAEQVAHLYAGMDLKTFF
- a CDS encoding citrate synthase, with protein sequence MSNFAKLELNEGTVEVPVIEGTEGEKAIDITKLRAQTGYITLDPGYGNTGSCLSAITYIDGERGILRYRGIDIAELCEKSTFVEVSYLLIYGHLPTVEQYARFKEKIHHHSLIHEDMKSFFTSYPGHAHPMAILSSMVCSLSVYHPELLKPDQTIEERDETISRLLSKVRVLAAFAYKRSVGEAFVYTRPELDYISNFLHMMFTRPMRGYVPDELIRKVLDVLFIVHADHEQNCSTSTVRMVGSSKANLFAAISAGICALWGPLHGGANQAVIEMLEEIHRAGGCYKKFIERAKDKNDPYRLMGFGHRVYKSYDPRAQILKRYCDEVVNYLGIDDPILQIAKGLEEVALTDPYFIERKLYPNVDFYSGIIYRALKIPTNMFTVMFALGRLPGWIAHWKEMLEDPGMRIARPRQIYMGERLRPYVPIAQR
- a CDS encoding O-linked N-acetylglucosamine transferase, SPINDLY family protein, which codes for MNMHALSQLVCDWSYQDTWVQAMRDLLARGVSGKLAPFSLLSFPEMSAGEQRQCSELWLRDRIAASEEQRQARNFEFTPSGRMKLRIGYLSSDFHEHATAFLLVEMLELHDRARFEIFAYSYGPDDGKGMRQRLERTFDRFTDIEALTNEDAASLIHRDGIDILVDLKGYTRASRTMILTFRPAPIQVNYLGYPGTLGGDFADYIVTDPVLTPQESAEHYSEAFAYLPDSYQPHGCRGAVGEKPSRKDAGLPERGFVFCCFNQAYKITPVVFDIWCRLLAAVPGSVLWLLKNPSAEANLEREALRRGIAPARLVFADEKPQIEHLGRLQLADLMVDTWPYNAHTSASDALWAGVPIVTCMGETFPSRVAGSLLSAIGLPELITTELGDYHDLALELATQPERLARVNARLMANRLTTPLFDTPRYTRNLEALYQAMWQRYADGLAPGIIRLD